One segment of Dolichospermum sp. DET69 DNA contains the following:
- a CDS encoding amylo-alpha-1,6-glucosidase, with amino-acid sequence MTLNTLMTPETIVLDGRTFTPADQKEIAEWPCVVSQRPQPTITVKDDDLFLVTDTMGNISGCYLYGSTPSMGMFCRDTRFLSRLELQIEGRSPTLLSSNADKGFALSVLCTNPDLENLFQADTVGIRREMVLNGALFEEIEVANYNTTSISFELSLSFDADFVDLFEVRGHHRQKQGKRLYLNQSTSDSVASSSTQIHREESLTLAYQGLDGSIMESLVQFQHLQPSHFHGYTAVWRLELAAHETKKLGYRLSMLTDKQPSTTISAAATLAQAKATELMEEQNWLHQITRISSDKSLFNRVVSRAEQDIYLLLQSFGKHKTVSAGVPWFSTLFGRDSLITASQTLMLNPQIAKETLLLLAEYQGQTENIWREEEPGKILHELRLGEMARCQEIPHTPYYGTVDATPLWLMLYAEYYSWTHDQETLEALWPNALAAMGWIDRQLQETGYLSYARKSEGGLVNQGWKDSGNCIVNRKGELATGSISLCEVQAYVYAAKNRLAEIAKIQQRLDLAELWQTEARKLRAKFNQDFWLEDEDFCALALDGEGKPVDSITSNPGHCLNLGIFTPTKAYSVAERLRAPDMFNGWGIRTLSSLSPAYNPMGYHIGSVWPHDNSMIAMGLRSLGLIDQSLELFQGLFNMTGKQPYQRPPELFCGYEMNGDNSPVQYPVACSPQAWATGSIFQLLQMMVNLVPDAQNNCLRIIDPALPKSINRLSFHNLRVGGTILDLEFERVGSTTACRVAKKRGNLRVVIEA; translated from the coding sequence ATGACACTTAATACATTAATGACTCCAGAAACAATTGTCCTCGATGGCAGAACTTTTACTCCCGCAGATCAAAAAGAGATTGCAGAATGGCCTTGTGTAGTCAGTCAAAGACCACAACCAACGATTACAGTTAAAGATGATGATTTATTCCTAGTCACAGATACGATGGGGAATATTTCTGGTTGTTATCTTTATGGTAGTACCCCAAGTATGGGGATGTTTTGCCGCGATACCCGGTTTTTGAGTCGTTTAGAGTTACAAATTGAAGGGCGATCGCCTACATTACTGAGTAGCAACGCTGACAAAGGATTTGCTCTCTCGGTTTTATGTACTAATCCTGATTTAGAGAATCTGTTTCAAGCTGATACCGTGGGGATTCGGCGAGAAATGGTCCTCAATGGGGCATTATTTGAAGAAATAGAAGTTGCTAATTACAACACTACCAGCATTAGCTTTGAACTTAGTCTCAGTTTTGATGCTGATTTTGTGGATTTATTTGAAGTCAGGGGTCATCACAGACAAAAGCAGGGCAAACGTTTATATCTAAATCAATCAACATCTGATAGTGTTGCATCTTCATCCACTCAAATTCACAGAGAAGAATCCCTTACTCTGGCTTATCAGGGTTTAGATGGTTCAATTATGGAGTCTCTCGTTCAATTTCAGCATCTGCAACCAAGTCATTTTCACGGTTATACCGCAGTTTGGCGGCTAGAATTGGCGGCTCACGAAACTAAAAAGCTAGGTTATCGCTTAAGTATGTTAACTGATAAGCAGCCTAGCACTACTATCAGTGCTGCCGCTACCTTAGCACAAGCGAAAGCTACTGAGTTAATGGAGGAGCAAAATTGGTTACATCAAATTACTCGGATTAGCTCGGATAAAAGTCTTTTTAATCGTGTAGTTTCAAGGGCTGAACAAGATATATATTTGTTACTTCAGTCTTTTGGCAAGCATAAAACTGTTTCTGCGGGTGTTCCTTGGTTTTCCACTTTGTTTGGACGGGATTCCCTGATTACTGCTTCCCAAACCTTGATGTTAAATCCCCAAATTGCCAAAGAAACATTGTTACTTTTGGCAGAATATCAAGGTCAAACTGAGAATATTTGGCGTGAAGAAGAACCAGGTAAGATTTTACACGAACTGCGGTTAGGGGAAATGGCCAGATGTCAAGAAATTCCCCATACACCCTACTACGGTACAGTTGATGCAACTCCTCTGTGGTTAATGTTGTATGCTGAATACTACAGTTGGACTCATGACCAAGAAACCTTGGAAGCACTGTGGCCAAATGCTTTAGCGGCTATGGGTTGGATTGATCGTCAACTTCAGGAAACTGGCTATCTCAGCTATGCTCGGAAATCTGAAGGTGGTCTTGTTAACCAAGGTTGGAAAGATTCTGGTAACTGTATTGTTAACCGCAAAGGGGAATTAGCCACTGGTTCGATTTCTCTGTGTGAGGTACAAGCTTATGTCTATGCAGCAAAAAACCGCCTGGCGGAAATTGCCAAAATCCAACAACGTCTAGATTTGGCAGAACTTTGGCAAACTGAAGCTAGAAAACTCAGGGCTAAGTTTAACCAGGATTTTTGGTTAGAAGATGAAGATTTCTGTGCTTTAGCATTAGATGGTGAGGGTAAACCCGTAGATAGTATTACCTCTAATCCTGGTCATTGTTTAAATTTGGGGATATTTACACCTACAAAAGCCTATAGTGTGGCGGAAAGGTTGCGAGCGCCTGATATGTTTAATGGTTGGGGAATTAGAACTTTGAGTAGTTTGTCACCAGCATATAATCCCATGGGTTATCACATTGGTTCAGTTTGGCCTCATGATAATTCTATGATTGCCATGGGATTGCGATCGCTTGGTTTAATAGATCAATCTTTGGAATTATTTCAAGGGTTATTTAATATGACCGGCAAACAGCCCTATCAACGCCCCCCAGAACTATTTTGCGGCTATGAAATGAATGGTGATAATAGTCCTGTCCAGTATCCCGTTGCTTGTAGTCCCCAAGCTTGGGCTACAGGGAGTATTTTTCAACTCTTGCAAATGATGGTGAATTTAGTCCCAGACGCGCAAAATAATTGTTTGCGAATCATTGACCCAGCTTTACCAAAATCAATTAATCGTTTATCTTTTCACAATTTGCGGGTTGGGGGAACAATTTTAGATTTAGAATTTGAACGAGTTGGTAGCACTACCGCTTGTCGTGTTGCCAAAAAACGCGGTAATTTGCGTGTCGTGATTGAAGCTTAA
- a CDS encoding NHLP family bacteriocin export ABC transporter peptidase/permease/ATPase subunit, translating into MQLLEKLKKTAVTTPKTEKSPEKSKYYNNRFRTPTLLQMEAVECGAAALGIILSHYGLIVPLAELRVSCGVFRDGSKASNILKAARNYGMQAKGFKKDIKQLQEIKPPFIIFWNFNHFLVVEGFVSNTSGGTLRERVWLNDPATGPRSVTMQEFDEAYTGVVLIMEPGTEFKKGGEKPSIMGALSSRLKNSFPELLFCVLIGFLLVIPSLAIAAMSQVFIDNILMEKRYEWLKPMLIGMGAIALLQAVMNLLQLQKLRYLNLRLSISMTGQFLWHLLSLPTGFYAQRYAGEISSRIGINNKVASILSGQLARTTIDAVMIIFYGGIMLAYDWLLTLIGIIAVAINVAAIQWLFRRRIDTSMRLAQDSGKLAGVEIGALQSIETIKAAGLESDTFSRWAGYYAKLTSSEQEMSQNEQWVSLLPSFLSSLTTMLLLVVGGLRVIDGHLTIGMLVAFQTLMIKFQTPVNTLVGLGTTIQTLDGDLKRLDDVLKNPTDAALKQQATSEKSPVQYAWPIENCRLQGDVEIRNLTFGYSRVEEALIQNFSCILKPGQRVAFVGGSGSGKSTASKIVTGLYEPWEGEILFDGVPRQQIPRAVITNSLAMVEQDIFLFGGTVRDNLTLWDETISDVQLMKACQDAAILDVVMAIPGGLDGKLLEGASNLSGGQRQRLEIARALVNNPSILVMDEATSALDTETEKIIDRNIRRRGCTCLIFAHRLSTIRDCDEIIILERGKVVQRGTHEEMKDVEGAYQRLIQAE; encoded by the coding sequence ATGCAACTACTTGAAAAACTCAAAAAAACTGCTGTAACAACACCTAAAACCGAAAAATCCCCCGAAAAATCCAAATATTACAACAATCGTTTCCGAACGCCGACCTTATTGCAAATGGAAGCTGTCGAATGTGGAGCAGCCGCTTTAGGCATCATTCTCAGCCATTATGGGCTGATTGTTCCTTTAGCAGAACTACGAGTGAGTTGTGGCGTTTTCCGTGATGGTTCTAAAGCCTCCAATATTCTCAAAGCAGCACGTAATTATGGAATGCAGGCCAAAGGATTTAAAAAAGATATCAAACAACTGCAAGAAATCAAACCACCATTTATTATCTTTTGGAACTTCAATCACTTTCTGGTAGTAGAAGGCTTTGTCAGTAATACCAGTGGTGGAACACTGCGTGAGCGTGTTTGGTTAAACGATCCCGCAACTGGACCTCGTAGCGTCACCATGCAGGAGTTTGACGAGGCTTATACTGGTGTTGTGTTAATCATGGAGCCAGGAACAGAATTTAAGAAAGGTGGGGAAAAACCAAGTATTATGGGCGCGTTATCCTCTCGGCTCAAAAATTCCTTTCCTGAACTGTTATTTTGTGTTTTGATTGGCTTTTTGTTAGTAATTCCCAGCTTGGCAATAGCAGCCATGAGCCAAGTTTTCATAGATAATATATTGATGGAAAAGAGGTATGAATGGCTTAAACCAATGTTAATTGGTATGGGTGCGATCGCCCTCCTGCAAGCAGTTATGAACTTACTACAACTGCAAAAGCTAAGATACCTAAATCTGCGCCTTTCCATCAGCATGACAGGGCAATTTCTGTGGCATCTTTTATCCTTACCTACAGGTTTCTACGCCCAGCGATATGCCGGAGAAATTAGCAGTCGCATTGGGATTAACAACAAAGTTGCCTCCATCCTATCAGGACAATTAGCGAGAACTACGATTGATGCGGTAATGATTATTTTCTACGGGGGAATCATGCTGGCTTACGATTGGTTGCTGACACTTATTGGCATAATTGCTGTTGCCATTAATGTTGCTGCTATTCAGTGGCTGTTCCGTCGTCGGATTGATACGAGTATGCGGTTAGCACAAGACAGTGGTAAACTCGCTGGGGTAGAAATCGGGGCATTACAAAGTATTGAAACCATCAAAGCTGCCGGATTAGAGTCCGACACTTTTAGTCGGTGGGCAGGATACTATGCTAAACTGACCAGTTCCGAACAGGAAATGAGCCAGAATGAACAGTGGGTATCGCTGCTACCATCGTTTCTCTCATCCTTAACTACCATGCTGTTATTAGTTGTCGGTGGGTTACGGGTGATAGATGGTCACTTAACAATTGGAATGTTAGTGGCTTTTCAGACCTTGATGATTAAATTTCAAACTCCAGTCAATACCTTAGTGGGACTGGGTACAACCATTCAGACCCTAGACGGTGATCTCAAACGCTTGGATGATGTCCTAAAAAATCCTACTGATGCCGCACTAAAACAGCAAGCTACCAGTGAAAAATCACCCGTTCAATATGCTTGGCCGATAGAAAACTGTCGCTTACAGGGTGATGTAGAAATCCGTAATCTGACCTTTGGATACAGTCGGGTAGAAGAAGCATTAATTCAAAACTTCAGTTGTATCCTCAAACCCGGACAGCGAGTAGCTTTTGTCGGTGGAAGTGGTTCAGGTAAGTCTACAGCCTCCAAAATTGTCACCGGCTTATACGAACCTTGGGAGGGCGAGATTTTGTTTGATGGTGTTCCCCGACAGCAGATTCCCCGTGCAGTCATTACCAATTCCCTAGCTATGGTAGAACAGGATATTTTTCTGTTCGGTGGTACGGTGCGGGATAATTTAACTCTGTGGGATGAGACAATTTCTGATGTGCAGTTAATGAAAGCCTGTCAAGACGCGGCGATTTTGGATGTAGTCATGGCCATTCCCGGCGGTTTAGACGGCAAATTATTAGAAGGTGCATCTAATTTGAGTGGCGGACAGCGCCAACGGTTAGAAATTGCCCGGGCTTTGGTGAATAATCCGTCAATTTTGGTGATGGATGAAGCCACAAGTGCGCTGGACACAGAAACAGAGAAAATAATTGACAGGAATATCCGGCGACGGGGTTGTACTTGTCTTATCTTTGCTCACCGTTTAAGTACAATTCGTGATTGTGATGAGATTATTATTTTGGAACGAGGAAAAGTTGTTCAAAGAGGAACTCATGAAGAAATGAAAGATGTAGAAGGAGCATATCAAAGATTAATTCAAGCCGAATAA
- a CDS encoding response regulator, which yields MEEQITVLLIDDQSIIGEAIHRMLKPEADIVYHYCNDPTKAIKVAKDVRPTVILQDLVMPQMEGLLLVKFLRSQDCLTAHIPLIVLSSKEDPTIKAKAFELGANDYLVKLPNAMELIARIRYHSKAYINFLKCQEAEALFKAEIMRQAAYIEQVGKLTSAASDVERDAFQPTILEEVAKRSDELGQLARVFTHMVETVKTREKELTNANTQLESLLKAYGRYVPHEYLRFLRKESIIDVKLGDHVSKIMGVMFSDIRSFTTISEGMTPQENFNFVNAYLKRVSPEIRNNYGLIVKFLGDGMMAVFPDGADDAVAAGVSKLKRVEEYNKKRSENGYISIKVGIGIHVGHMMLGMVGEENRMQGDAFSDNVNLTARLEGLTKFYGVSLLISEQVLGNLSNASKYQIRFLDRVVVKGRTEPISVYEVLDGEIDEIRFIKLQTQSDFDRALEYYTSGDFDKAKDYFAKVLAVNSADKTADLYLTRVNYLLANDKPENWNGVWRFTEK from the coding sequence ATGGAAGAACAAATTACAGTTTTATTAATAGATGATCAATCTATCATCGGTGAAGCCATTCATCGAATGCTCAAACCTGAAGCAGATATCGTTTATCATTACTGTAATGATCCTACTAAAGCTATTAAAGTAGCTAAAGATGTGCGCCCTACAGTCATTCTCCAAGACTTAGTAATGCCCCAAATGGAAGGGTTATTATTAGTTAAATTTTTGCGTTCTCAAGATTGTCTGACTGCTCATATTCCCCTAATTGTTCTTTCCAGTAAAGAAGATCCAACTATTAAAGCCAAAGCATTTGAATTAGGGGCAAATGATTACTTAGTAAAACTGCCAAATGCAATGGAATTAATAGCGCGGATTCGTTATCATTCCAAAGCTTATATTAACTTTCTCAAATGCCAAGAAGCAGAGGCTTTATTTAAAGCAGAAATTATGCGTCAAGCAGCATATATTGAGCAAGTTGGTAAATTAACAAGTGCCGCTTCTGATGTGGAAAGAGATGCCTTTCAACCCACTATTTTAGAAGAAGTTGCTAAACGTAGCGACGAACTCGGACAATTAGCAAGGGTATTTACTCACATGGTGGAAACAGTCAAAACTAGGGAAAAAGAACTCACCAATGCTAATACCCAATTAGAATCTTTATTAAAAGCTTATGGAAGATATGTACCTCATGAATATCTGCGATTTTTACGAAAAGAAAGTATTATCGATGTGAAATTAGGTGATCACGTTAGTAAAATTATGGGGGTAATGTTTAGTGATATTCGTTCCTTTACAACTATTTCAGAAGGAATGACACCTCAAGAAAACTTTAATTTTGTCAATGCTTACCTCAAACGAGTTAGTCCCGAAATTCGGAACAATTATGGACTAATAGTCAAATTTTTAGGTGATGGGATGATGGCGGTTTTTCCTGATGGTGCTGATGATGCTGTAGCCGCTGGCGTTTCTAAACTTAAACGGGTAGAAGAATATAATAAAAAGCGATCTGAAAATGGCTACATCTCTATCAAAGTGGGGATTGGTATTCATGTCGGACACATGATGTTAGGCATGGTTGGAGAAGAAAACCGAATGCAGGGAGATGCGTTTTCTGATAATGTGAATTTAACAGCCCGTTTGGAAGGATTGACTAAATTTTATGGTGTATCTCTATTGATTTCTGAACAAGTATTAGGTAATCTTAGTAATGCTAGTAAATATCAAATTCGCTTTTTAGATCGGGTAGTTGTTAAGGGTAGAACTGAACCAATTTCTGTTTATGAAGTATTAGATGGAGAAATTGATGAAATCCGATTTATTAAGTTACAAACTCAGTCTGATTTTGATCGTGCTTTAGAATATTATACTTCAGGTGATTTTGACAAAGCAAAAGATTATTTTGCAAAGGTTTTGGCTGTAAATTCTGCTGATAAAACCGCAGATTTATATTTAACTCGTGTCAATTACTTATTGGCAAATGATAAGCCAGAAAATTGGAATGGTGTTTGGCGTTTTACCGAAAAATAG
- a CDS encoding NHLP bacteriocin system secretion protein, with amino-acid sequence MVFNQDKKKEAIFRQESLERLSSPERLDQLMQVIAPKDWLALTVFGSLAILGLGWSIVGRIPITVEGKGIFLQPRQVVELQSSIAGQLKSLNVSNGQCVKKDQVLATIDPVSLREQLRLETTNQRHKEIQEVNREITRLEQQVTENSKIISSQDGCILELTASLGQVVQPGTRLGNMRVGNGERLGLAMAYFPIKDGKQIKSEMPIAITPDTVQRERFGGIVGQVTAVSPLPVTVEGTVAIIGNSEIVKSLIGETGAAIQITTNLQTDDRNPSGYKWSSSKGPNSKITPGTTAVIRVTVEERSPITFLLPFLREIAGMN; translated from the coding sequence ATGGTTTTCAATCAGGATAAGAAAAAAGAAGCTATTTTTCGCCAAGAATCCTTAGAACGTTTGTCTTCTCCAGAACGTTTAGACCAATTGATGCAGGTAATTGCTCCTAAAGATTGGTTAGCTCTGACAGTTTTTGGTAGTTTGGCAATTTTAGGTTTGGGATGGAGCATTGTCGGTCGGATTCCGATCACCGTTGAAGGTAAAGGTATTTTCTTACAACCTCGACAAGTTGTGGAATTGCAATCTTCTATTGCTGGACAATTAAAATCTTTAAATGTCAGTAACGGACAGTGCGTAAAAAAAGATCAAGTGCTGGCAACTATTGATCCGGTTTCTCTGCGAGAACAATTACGTCTAGAAACTACTAATCAGCGTCATAAAGAAATCCAAGAAGTTAACCGGGAAATCACAAGACTAGAACAACAAGTAACCGAAAATAGTAAAATTATTAGTTCTCAAGATGGCTGTATTTTAGAATTAACTGCCAGTTTGGGACAGGTAGTACAACCTGGGACTCGGTTAGGAAATATGCGAGTTGGTAATGGGGAAAGATTGGGTTTAGCAATGGCTTATTTTCCTATTAAAGATGGTAAGCAAATTAAGTCAGAAATGCCCATTGCAATTACTCCAGATACAGTCCAAAGAGAACGATTTGGCGGTATTGTTGGTCAGGTTACTGCTGTTTCTCCCCTGCCTGTCACCGTAGAAGGAACAGTTGCGATTATTGGCAATTCAGAAATAGTAAAAAGTCTGATAGGTGAGACGGGAGCCGCAATTCAAATCACGACTAATTTACAAACTGACGATCGCAATCCTAGCGGCTACAAATGGTCTTCTTCCAAAGGTCCCAACTCGAAAATTACACCAGGAACAACAGCAGTAATCAGAGTAACAGTAGAAGAGCGATCGCCAATTACTTTCCTACTACCCTTTTTGAGAGAAATAGCCGGCATGAATTGA
- a CDS encoding cyclic nucleotide-binding domain-containing protein, with product MKQNLLSFSPFRVLKDADFEWLELIGQKKNYSSGTVLTGENKSAPYLYICLSGSLAVTVSPLEASKEELITFSPGEIIGENLLLDQQAATVMVKEPAELLVLPQEQLTKRLAQNSEFAARFYHLLSICLSERLRKLTKLMANRNLKEGEPLRKVLVVFATLNDSDIAWMVANGVSEKAALGNTLIQQEQPVPAVYLLLEGMLGIYVSIPQNGSVVEKEIAQRVKGEIFGEMSFVDGGVASASVKSLENAWVLALPQKMLAAKFQEDYGFAQRFYRSLALILSNRCLDLLTRGSLANGSQSSMGMLSEDIEVEDELDFDLLEGTAIAGTRFDWIIQQLRR from the coding sequence ATGAAACAAAACCTTTTAAGCTTTTCTCCTTTCCGAGTTCTCAAAGACGCTGATTTCGAGTGGCTGGAATTAATCGGGCAAAAGAAAAATTATTCATCAGGAACAGTTTTAACCGGGGAAAATAAATCTGCTCCTTATCTATACATTTGCTTAAGCGGTAGTCTAGCAGTAACAGTGTCACCACTAGAAGCCAGCAAAGAAGAATTAATTACGTTTTCTCCAGGGGAAATTATCGGAGAAAATTTGCTTTTAGATCAACAAGCAGCAACCGTCATGGTTAAAGAACCTGCTGAACTTTTAGTCTTACCTCAAGAGCAACTGACAAAAAGATTAGCACAAAACAGCGAATTTGCGGCTCGCTTTTATCATCTTCTGTCCATCTGCTTATCAGAACGCTTGCGGAAATTAACTAAATTAATGGCAAATCGCAACCTCAAAGAAGGCGAACCTCTGCGGAAAGTTTTAGTTGTATTTGCCACTCTTAATGATAGCGATATCGCTTGGATGGTAGCTAACGGCGTTTCCGAAAAAGCTGCTTTAGGTAATACGTTAATTCAACAAGAACAACCCGTACCCGCCGTTTATCTTTTGCTAGAAGGAATGTTAGGCATCTATGTTTCTATTCCTCAAAATGGCAGTGTTGTCGAGAAAGAAATTGCTCAACGTGTTAAAGGCGAAATCTTCGGAGAAATGTCCTTTGTTGATGGTGGTGTAGCTTCTGCCAGTGTTAAATCTCTAGAAAACGCTTGGGTGTTGGCACTACCACAAAAAATGTTGGCGGCCAAGTTTCAAGAAGACTACGGATTTGCTCAACGGTTTTATCGTTCCCTGGCTCTAATTCTGTCTAATCGTTGTTTAGACTTGTTGACCCGTGGCAGTCTGGCTAATGGCAGTCAATCCTCCATGGGGATGCTTTCAGAAGATATCGAAGTGGAAGATGAACTTGATTTTGACCTATTAGAAGGAACTGCGATCGCCGGTACTCGTTTTGATTGGATCATTCAACAACTCCGCCGTTAA
- a CDS encoding NHLP bacteriocin export ABC transporter permease/ATPase subunit, protein MTHLLNFNTGIQVIKSNSPFSIDTPDTVWMLKAGAMAVFAIAITNGNPQGARRYLFDVNPSDVLFGIPTVLEGQSHGLIAVAYEETHLVPIPLTDWITQVITEGNGQRKSLFQPLQLWSDRLVESLQEADISLNGINLEALHSLESVSEHLEQFHADFLLCLHQLDQKEIVTRAEQFQSRQRLNQAASDRAVNNLTAIFRRQEAEFFQEGTALLIAAGAVGRAMGIEIRPPARSEDPHRVKDPLSAIARASRIRTRRVILRGAWWEFDSGAILAYTAQDERPLALLPVSGNHYEIFDPEQMQRIRVNADTAQLISPIAYVFYRPFPEKMLKSLEILKFATRGIMRDGATILILGAAIAILGMVIPQATGILIDNAIPSANRGLILQIALGLLAVNFGSTLLDLVQNVATTRVQALAEVQTQASTWDRLLKLPPAFFRKYTIGDLQSRVSGINQLSQILTGSVMRSLFDSFFSLLNLGLLFSYNAQLALIAIAVAAINIPITYFSFFFSRQTMIPMQEITGEISGLTVQLIGGVTKLRVAGAEERAFAYWSKKFGQQLKLTLKTESVEDIATLFNTILPTVSSIAIYSVAVTLIVQAQTQGQTGFSTGTFLAFNAAFGTFVSGITKLSNTIIKVMEVNVIWDRVKPILEAKPEVDDDKTDPGRLMGGIKLDRVSFRYGEDRPLTLDKLTVEAKPGEFIALVGPSGSGKSTTIRLMLGFEQPEEGTIYYDGQNLSGLDIWAIRRQLGVVLQNGRINSSSIFENISSGALVTMDEAWEAARMAGFAQDIEQMPMGMHTVISEGGTNLSGGQRQRLLISRSLVLKPRILIFDEATSALDNRTQAIVSESLEQLDVTRIVIAHRLSTIRNADRIYVIVAGEVKQVGNFEELMSQPGMFADLMARQVA, encoded by the coding sequence ATGACTCACTTACTTAATTTTAATACTGGCATACAAGTAATTAAAAGTAACAGCCCTTTTTCGATAGATACACCGGATACAGTGTGGATGTTGAAAGCTGGAGCAATGGCAGTGTTTGCGATCGCTATAACTAATGGTAATCCCCAGGGAGCGCGACGTTATCTTTTTGATGTCAATCCGTCAGATGTGTTGTTTGGTATCCCAACGGTATTAGAAGGACAGTCTCATGGATTAATTGCTGTTGCTTACGAAGAAACCCATTTAGTACCAATTCCTCTGACGGACTGGATCACCCAAGTAATTACCGAGGGTAATGGCCAGAGAAAATCACTTTTTCAGCCCTTGCAACTATGGAGCGATCGCTTGGTAGAATCTTTACAAGAGGCTGATATTTCCCTCAATGGCATTAACCTAGAAGCACTGCATAGTTTAGAGTCCGTCAGTGAACACCTGGAGCAATTCCATGCTGACTTTTTACTTTGCCTTCACCAACTCGACCAAAAAGAAATTGTCACCCGTGCCGAGCAATTTCAGTCTCGTCAACGGTTAAATCAAGCAGCAAGCGATCGCGCAGTTAATAATCTTACGGCTATTTTTCGCCGTCAAGAAGCCGAATTTTTTCAAGAAGGAACAGCCCTCTTAATTGCCGCCGGGGCAGTGGGTAGAGCGATGGGCATTGAAATCCGTCCACCAGCCCGATCAGAAGACCCTCACAGGGTAAAAGACCCCCTCTCAGCTATCGCTCGTGCCTCTCGGATTCGCACTCGTCGAGTCATTTTACGGGGGGCTTGGTGGGAATTTGACTCCGGTGCAATTTTGGCATACACGGCACAGGATGAACGTCCCCTGGCTTTGCTACCCGTAAGTGGCAATCATTACGAAATCTTCGATCCCGAACAGATGCAGCGGATTCGGGTGAATGCAGACACGGCTCAATTGATTTCCCCGATTGCCTATGTTTTCTATCGGCCGTTTCCGGAAAAGATGTTGAAATCCCTGGAAATTCTCAAATTTGCTACCAGAGGCATCATGCGGGATGGGGCAACAATATTAATTTTAGGTGCAGCGATCGCTATCTTGGGAATGGTAATTCCCCAAGCCACAGGGATTTTAATTGATAATGCCATTCCTAGTGCCAATCGTGGCTTGATTTTGCAAATTGCTTTAGGGTTATTAGCAGTAAATTTTGGAAGCACCCTATTAGATTTAGTTCAGAATGTGGCTACTACTCGCGTTCAAGCCCTAGCAGAAGTCCAAACTCAGGCATCAACTTGGGACAGGTTGCTGAAATTGCCCCCCGCTTTCTTTCGTAAATACACCATCGGGGACTTGCAATCTCGTGTTTCTGGTATTAACCAACTCAGCCAAATTCTCACAGGGAGTGTGATGAGGTCACTATTCGATAGTTTCTTTTCCCTGTTGAATTTGGGGTTACTGTTTTCCTACAATGCCCAATTAGCCTTAATAGCGATCGCTGTAGCCGCAATCAATATCCCTATTACCTATTTTTCTTTCTTTTTCTCCCGGCAAACCATGATTCCTATGCAAGAAATCACCGGAGAAATATCTGGTTTGACTGTGCAGTTAATCGGTGGTGTGACAAAGTTGCGAGTTGCTGGTGCGGAAGAAAGAGCTTTTGCCTATTGGTCAAAAAAGTTCGGGCAACAACTCAAATTAACCTTAAAAACTGAATCTGTGGAAGATATTGCCACACTTTTCAACACCATCTTACCAACTGTTAGTTCTATAGCGATTTATAGTGTGGCTGTTACTCTAATTGTCCAGGCACAAACCCAAGGACAAACAGGATTTTCTACAGGAACTTTTTTAGCCTTTAATGCTGCCTTTGGTACTTTCGTCTCTGGTATTACCAAACTAAGTAATACGATTATCAAAGTGATGGAAGTTAATGTAATTTGGGACCGAGTTAAGCCCATTCTGGAAGCTAAACCGGAAGTGGATGATGATAAAACTGATCCAGGGCGATTAATGGGTGGAATTAAACTTGATCGGGTGAGCTTTCGCTATGGAGAAGATAGACCATTAACCCTGGATAAACTCACAGTTGAAGCCAAACCAGGAGAATTTATTGCCTTAGTTGGACCATCAGGAAGCGGTAAATCAACAACTATCCGCTTAATGTTAGGATTTGAGCAGCCAGAAGAAGGAACAATTTATTATGATGGACAGAATTTATCAGGATTAGATATTTGGGCAATCCGGCGACAATTAGGTGTAGTTTTACAGAATGGTCGGATTAATAGTTCTTCTATTTTTGAGAATATTTCTAGTGGTGCATTAGTGACAATGGATGAAGCTTGGGAAGCAGCGAGAATGGCAGGTTTTGCCCAAGATATTGAACAAATGCCGATGGGAATGCACACGGTTATATCTGAAGGGGGAACGAATCTTTCGGGAGGACAAAGACAGCGATTATTAATTTCTCGTTCTTTGGTTTTAAAACCGAGAATTTTGATTTTTGATGAAGCGACCAGTGCTTTAGATAATCGCACTCAAGCCATTGTCAGTGAAAGTTTAGAACAATTAGATGTCACCAGAATTGTCATTGCTCACCGTTTGAGTACAATTCGGAATGCAGACCGCATTTATGTAATTGTTGCCGGGGAAGTTAAGCAAGTAGGAAATTTTGAAGAATTGATGTCTCAACCGGGAATGTTTGCTGATTTGATGGCACGACAGGTGGCGTGA